From Flavipsychrobacter sp., a single genomic window includes:
- a CDS encoding acetyl-CoA C-acyltransferase, which translates to MQTAYIIAGYRTAVGKSKRGGLRFYRPDDMAVDVIKGLMASVPELDPKLVDDVLVGNAVPEAEQGLQVGRIIANRAIGEWAPGATLNRYCASGLETIAMATAKIQSGMANCIIAGGTESMSLVPTAGWRTMPNYEIAKDNGDYYLSMGLTAEQVAKDYKVSREDQDEFAYHSHQKALKAIEEGYFRKGILPLTVKEIGLNAKGKRVEKEYIVDTDEGPRADTSMEALAKLRPVFAEAGTVTAGNSSQTSDGAAFVIVMGEKLMNQLGLKPWGRLVGCAAAGVDPRIMGIGPVAAVPKVLKQVGMQLNDIDLIELNEAFASQSLAVIRELGMNPDIVNINGGAISLGHPLGCSGAKLTIQLLNDMERLGKKYGMVTACVGGGQGIAGIIEKM; encoded by the coding sequence ATGCAAACAGCGTATATAATAGCGGGTTATCGCACGGCAGTTGGTAAGTCAAAAAGAGGAGGGTTGCGTTTCTATCGTCCTGATGATATGGCGGTAGATGTGATAAAGGGATTGATGGCATCTGTCCCAGAGCTAGACCCTAAACTGGTAGATGATGTGCTGGTAGGTAATGCGGTGCCGGAGGCGGAGCAGGGATTACAGGTAGGGCGTATCATTGCCAACCGTGCTATTGGTGAGTGGGCGCCGGGTGCTACGCTCAATCGTTATTGTGCATCGGGGCTGGAGACCATTGCTATGGCTACGGCTAAGATACAGAGCGGTATGGCAAACTGCATCATTGCAGGGGGTACAGAGAGTATGAGTCTGGTGCCTACAGCGGGATGGCGTACCATGCCCAACTACGAGATTGCTAAAGACAATGGTGATTACTACCTAAGCATGGGTTTAACTGCCGAGCAGGTAGCAAAAGATTACAAAGTATCTCGTGAAGACCAAGACGAGTTTGCTTATCACTCTCACCAAAAAGCACTCAAAGCAATAGAAGAAGGGTACTTCAGAAAAGGAATACTACCACTTACAGTAAAGGAGATAGGGCTGAATGCTAAAGGTAAGAGAGTAGAAAAAGAATATATAGTAGATACTGATGAAGGTCCGCGTGCCGATACCTCTATGGAAGCACTAGCTAAGTTGAGACCTGTATTTGCTGAAGCGGGCACCGTAACGGCGGGTAACTCTTCTCAAACATCAGACGGTGCAGCCTTTGTTATCGTGATGGGCGAAAAGCTGATGAACCAATTGGGGCTAAAACCATGGGGTAGACTAGTGGGCTGTGCCGCAGCAGGGGTAGACCCTCGTATAATGGGTATTGGACCTGTAGCAGCAGTACCTAAAGTATTGAAGCAAGTAGGGATGCAGTTGAATGATATTGACCTGATAGAGCTCAACGAGGCATTTGCTTCACAATCGCTGGCTGTGATACGCGAGCTGGGTATGAATCCTGATATTGTAAATATTAATGGTGGTGCGATCTCTTTAGGACACCCGTTAGGTTGTAGTGGTGCTAAGCTTACCATACAGTTACTTAACGATATGGAACGCTTGGGCAAGAAATATGGAATGGTGACCGCATGTGTGGGCGGAGGACAAGGAATAGCAGGCATTATAGAAAAAATGTAG